In bacterium, the sequence CGCGCTTGGTTGGCTGCGTCCCCCAGGTACGCGGTGCAGGTTACTTCCACGAGCAGGTCGGGATGGACGAGCCGCGTGACCTGCACGAGCGTGCTCGCCGGCCGGTGCTCCCCGAAGTACCGGATGCGTACCGGGTTGATGCGCGCCCGGTCCTCCATGTTCGTGAGGTGGACGAGCACGCTGACGATCCGCGACACATCGGCATGTACATGCTCAAGGACGCGGTCAACGTGCTCGAAGATCTGCTCCGCCTGGCGCGCGGCGTCGCCCGTCC encodes:
- a CDS encoding RidA family protein — protein: MPMNEAIERIRLADVLPEPVSHYCDAVRAGGYLFISGVVSMDRGGRVVGTGDAARQAEQIFEHVDRVLEHVHADVSRIVSVLVHLTNMEDRARINPVRIRYFGEHRPASTLVQVTRLVHPDLLVEVTCTAYLGDAANQARG